In the Malus domestica chromosome 16, GDT2T_hap1 genome, one interval contains:
- the LOC103423196 gene encoding probable LRR receptor-like serine/threonine-protein kinase At2g23950, translating into MLPLKLLIFFLSSCSLCLSYEPRNHEVEALISLRVGLNDPHGVLNNWDEDSVDPCSWAMITCSPDNLVIGLGAPSQSLSGTLSGAFANLTNLRQVLLQNNNICGKLPSELGTLPKLQTLDLSNNRFSGLVPDSLAHLNTLQYLRLNNNSLSGPFPVSLAKIPDLAFLDLSYNNLSGPIPKFPARTFNVVGNPLICASSSTEGCSGSATPVPLSLSLKTSPGKHNSKTVAIALGLSLSCVLVIVLLLGILWHRKKQKTQSILNISDIQEEGIVSLGNLRSFTFKQLQLATDNFSSKHILGAGGFGNVYKGKLPDGTMVAVKRLKDVTGTAGESQFRTELEMISLAVHRNLLRLIGFCATFSERLLVYPYMSNGSVAARLRGKPALDWNTRKRIAIGAARGLLYLHEQCDPKIIHRDVKAANVLLDDYCEAIVGDFGLAKLLDHADSHVTTAVRGTVGHIAPEYLSTGQSSEKTDVFGFGILLIELITGMRALEFGKTVNQKGAILEWVKKIQQEKKVEVLVDRELGNNYDRIEVGEMLQVALLCTQYLPAHRPKMSEVVRMLEGDGLAEKWAASHNQSNSSMDRFQSHNSNKSSSHTDGIHSKHDGNERDRGSMFSAWIDEDEDENSLDSYAMELSGPR; encoded by the exons ATGCTTCCTCTCAAGCTCTTgatcttctttctctcttcttgttCCCTCTGCCTCTCCTATGAGCCTCGCAACCATGAAG TGGAGGCTTTGATAAGCTTAAGGGTAGGTTTGAATGATCCGCATGGGGTGTTAAACAACTGGGATGAGGACTCAGTGGACCCTTGTAGCTGGGCTATGATCACCTGCTCCCCTGATAATCTCGTCATTGGCCT GGGAGCTCCAAGCCAGTCTCTGTCTGGAACTCTGTCCGGGGCTTTTGCAAATCTCACTAATCTTCGACAAGT GTTGCTGCAGAACAACAATATATGTGGGAAACTGCCCTCGGAGCTGGGTACGCTGCCCAAGCTTCAAACCTTGGATCTCTCCAACAACCGATTTTCTGGTCTTGTCCCCGACTCTCTGGCTCACTTGAACACTCTCCAATACCT GAGGCTGAACAACAATAGCTTGTCTGGGCCTTTTCCCGTGTCTTTAGCCAAAATCCCCGACCTTGCTTTCTT GGACTTGTCTTATAACAATCTCAGTGGTCCAATACCCAAATTCCCAGCCAGAACTTTTAA TGTTGTAGGGAATCCGCTAATTTGCGCAAGCAGCTCCACTGAAGGATGCTCTGGATCAGCTACTCCCGTCCCTCTTTCATTATCTCTCAAAACATCACCTG GAAAACATAACTCCAAGACTGTAGCAATTGCACTCGGGCTCAGCCTCAGTTGTGTGCTTGTCATAGTCCTATTGCTTGGAATACTCTGGCACAGGAAGAAGCAAAAAACCCAATCCATTTTGAACATCAGTG ACATTCAAGAAGAGGGGATTGTGAGCTTGGGCAACCTCAGAAGCTTTACTTTCAAACAACTTCAACTTGCAACAGACAATTTTAGCTCCAAACACATACTTGGGGCTGGAGGTTTTGGCAATGTCTACAAGGGAAAGCTACCAGATGGGACTATGGTGGCAGTGAAACGTCTCAAGGATGTCACAGGAACAGCTGGGGAATCACAATTTCGGACTGAATTGGAGATGATAAGCCTAGCAGTGCATCGCAATTTGCTTCGGCTGATTGGATTTTGTGCTACCTTTAGCGAGAGGCTTCTGGTGTACCCTTACATGTCTAATGGCAGTGTAGCCGCCAGGCTCAGAG GAAAACCAGCACTAGATTGGAACACAAGGAAGAGGATTGCAATTGGAGCTGCAAGAGGTCTTCTGTATCTACACGAGCAATGCGATCCAAAGATTATACACAGGGATGTAAAGGCTGCAAATGTGCTCCTGGATGACTACTGTGAGGCTATTGTTGGCGATTTTGGTCTTGCGAAGCTCCTTGACCATGCTGACTCTCATGTCACCACTGCTGTCCGTGGCACTGTTGGGCATATTGCACCTGAATACCTTTCCACTGGTCAATCATCTGAAAAAACTGAtgtttttggatttggaattcTCTTGATAGAGCTCATAACTGGAATGAGAGCTCTTGAGTTTGGGAAAACAGTTAATCAGAAAGGAGCCATTCTTGAGTGG GTGAAGAAAATACAGCAAGAAAAGAAGGTGGAAGTTTTGGTAGACAGAGAGCTGGGAAACAATTACGACCGGATTGAGGTGGGGGAAATGCTGCAAGTGGCTCTCCTGTGCACTCAGTACCTACCAGCCCACCGCCCCAAGATGTCGGAAGTGGTGAGGATGCTCGAAGGCGATGGGCTAGCGGAGAAGTGGGCAGCATCACATAATCAAAGTAATTCCAGCATGGATCGCTTTCAGAGTCACAACAGTAACAAAAGCAGCAGTCACACTGATGGCATTCATTCAAAACACGATGGAAATGAACGCGATCGCGGAAGCATGTTCAGCGCTTGGATAGACGAGGATGAGGATGAGAAttctttggattcctatgccatgGAACTCTCTGGTCCAAGATAG